Below is a genomic region from Pararhizobium sp. A13.
CCACGTCGAAGAGCGCCTGATGCGTGAGGCCGAGCTTCTCGCCGAGCACGAAGGCCTCACCGACGGCGATCATGCTGACGCCCAGGATCATGTTGTTGCAGATCTTAGCCGCCTGGCCAGCCGTCGCGCCACCACAGTGAATGATGCGTTTGCCCATTGCCGCGAATATTGGTTGAGCCTTGGCGAAAACGTCCTGATCTCCACCGATCATGAAGGTCAGCGTTGCCGCCGCAGCACCGCCTGTACCGCCGGAAACCGGAGCATCGAGAGAAGGACAATTCTCCGCGGTCGCCATGGCATGCGCCTTGCGGGCGCTGTCGATATCGATGGTCGAGCAGTCGATGAGCAGCGTGCCGGAGGGCACCGATACCACCAGTTCCTCCCAAACCGAAAGCACGTGCTTGCCGGCCGGCAGCATGGTGATCACGGTATCGACGGCATCAACGGTTTCGGCAAGGGACGCGCACGGGATCACGCCGTTTTCACGCGCCTGTTCCAGCAGGGGTTGCGACAGGTCAAAACCCCTGACCGTGTATCCTGCCTTGACCAGATTGGACGCCATCGGGCCACCCATGTGGCCGAGGCCGATAAAGCCGATGGATGTCATGTGCGTGGTCCTCCCTCAAACGTTTCTGCAAAAAGCGGATGGGCAGATGGCTGGAAATAGGCTGCGACCTGGGCCTCGGTCACATCGCCGAGGCGGCCCGGATGCCATTGCGGATTGCGGTCCTTGTCGATAACGGCGGCGCGCACCCCTTCGTAGAAATCGTGGCTGCGCAGAACCGCCGCGGTCGCGGCGAATTCCCGTTCGAGACAGGTTTCCAGGCTTGTCGTTTGCCGTCCCAGCCTCAGCAGGCGGAGCGCGACCTTAAGGCTGAGCGGTGATTTTGCCGAAAGCACGGCAAGAACGTTTTCGGCGAAGGGGCTTCCATCTCGGCGCAGTGCCTCGAAAATTTCCTCCACGGTCTTAAAGGCAAACAGGCGGTCGATTGCCTGCTGATGCGCCTTGAGCACGCCCGCGGGAGGCGCTGCCGAAAAGCCGTGGATGGACGCGGATATCTCCTCGCCGGAGGCGCCTGCCGCAAGACCCGCCAATGCTTTCGCGAGCGCAGGCAGGCGATCAGACGAAACAAACGTATCTGCAAGGCCAGTCAGGATGACATCGGCCGCACGAAGCGGCTCGCCAACAAGCGCAATATAAGTACCGAGTTCGTTGTTCTGGCGCGTCAAAAACCAGGAAGCGCCGATATCAGGGAAAAAGCCGATGCCGGTTTCCGGCATGGCAAAACGGGTTCGCTCCGTGACGATGCGGTGGCTGCCATAGACGGAGATACCGACGCCGCCGCCCATGACAATGCCGTCCATCACGACCACATAGGGTTTGGGATAGCGGCCGATCCGGGCATTGAGACGGTACTCCTCGCGCCAGAAGGTTGCCGGCAAATCCGATCCGGCCTTTCCGGCGTCATAGATGGCGCGGATATCGCCGCCGGCACAAAGACCACGCTCGCCCTCGCCTGTAACGAGAACAGCGGCAATGGCCGGATCGTGCTCGAACCGATCAAGGGCAGCTTCGATGTCGCGCACCATGTCAAGCGTCAGGCTATTCAGCGCCCTGGGGCGATTGAGCCGGATGCGACCGAGCGCGCCATCGCGATCGACCAGCGTTTGTGGCTCGGCGCCGAGAGAAACGGGCTCAGATGTGGAGGGCATGGCCAAGGGCTTTCAATGCGGCTTCCTGGAAGCCTTCGCTGCGTGTCGGATGCGCGTGGATCGTCGCGGCGATGTCTTCCAGGCGTGCGCCCATTTCGATCGCCAACGCAAAGGTGCTCGACAGCTCCGACACGCCGGCACCGACCGCCTGCACGCCGAGAACAAGATTCGTGTCCGCACGTGCCACGACCCGCACGAACCCGTCCTCGGACAGCATTGTCATCGCCCGGCCGTTGGCGGTAAGGGGGAACAGCCCCACCCGGATTTCAAAACCTTGCGCCCTCGCCTCATCTGGCGAAAAACCGGCGGTTACGATTTCAGGGTCGGTGAAGCAGACGGCCGGGATGCAGCGCTTGTCCCACACGCGCTTCTTTCCCGCGACGATTTCGGCGACCATCTCGCCCTGCGCCATGGCGCGATGCGCAAGCATCGGTTCACCGGTGATATCGCCGATGGCATGGACGCCGCGCATCGACGTCCGGCAGCGATCGTCGATGCGCAGGAATTTGCCAGTGCGGTCAAGGTCGAGCTCTTCCAATCCCCAGCCTTCGGTGCGCGGCTTGCGCCCGACGGTCACCAGGATCCTGTCGGCCGGGAGCCGCTGCTCCTCGCCATCCGCAGTTTCGATAAGAAGTGCAAGGCCGCCGTCCGAAAGCGCCTTGGCCTTGGCACCGGTCAAGACCCGGACGCCCAACTCGCCCAGCCGCTTGGTCACGGGCCGTACCAGTTCCGCATCATATTGCGGCAGGAGCTGCTGAGTCGCCTCCACCACTGTCACTTCGGAGCCCATCTTGGCAAAAGCAGTCCCGAGTTCGAGCCCGATATAGCCGCCGCCGACAATGATCAGCTTCTTCGGGACGACTTTCAGCGACAAGGCCTCGGTCGAGGATATCACCGGTCCGCCGAAGGGAAGCGACGGCAGTTCAACCGGCTCGGAGCCGGTTGCGATCACCACCGTCTCGGCGCGGATGACCTGCGTTCCCGTTTCCGTCTCGACCTCGACGGTCTTGCCGTCCCGGAATGTTGCCTTTCCATGCACGATCTTCACCTTGGCCTTGCGCAGCAATCCGAGCACGCCGCTGTTCAGCCGGCCGACGATGCCGTCTTTCCAGGCGACTGTCTGGGCAAGGTCAAGTTTCGGCGCTTCGATGCTGATCCCGAGTGGGCTTTTCGCGCCGGCCATATGGATGACCCTGTCGAATTCCTCGGCCGCGTGGATCAGCGCCTTGGAAGGTATACAGCCGATGTTGAGGCAGGTTCCGCCGGCCTTGACGGCCTCGACGATGACGGTATCAACCCCAAGCTGCCCGGCGCGGATGGCGCAGATATAGCCACCAGGCCCGGCGCCGATGACGAGAAGTTTGCAGACGATCTCTTTCATGGGCATCAGCCTTCGATAAAAATCAGAGCGGGGGTTTCGAGCAGGACCTTGAGCCGCTGGACGAAGGTCGCCGCGTCCCAGCCGTCCACCACCCGGTGATCGAAGCTCGACGAAAGGTTCATCATCTTGCGCGGAATGAACTGGCTGCCATCCCAGACGGGCCGCGTCATGATCTTGTTGACGCCGACAATCGCCACTTCCGGATGGTTGATTATGGGCGTCGTCGCGATACCGCCCATTGCGCCGAGCGAGGTAATAGTGATCGTCGAACCGGAAAGCTCTTCACGCAGGGCCGAGCCGGTTCTCGCCGCCTCCGCAAGCCGTACCATCTCGGCGGCGCAATCCCAGATGCCGCGCGCTTCCGCATGACGCACGACCGGGACGGTCAGGCCCGCGGGCGTTTGGGTGGCGATGCCGATGTGCACGGCACCGTGGCGGGTGATGATGCCGGCATCGTCGTCGAAGGTCGCATTGACGCCCGGTTGCTCGGCCACCGTCTTCACCAGCGCCCGCATCAGGAAGGGCAGGATAGTCAGCTTCGTCTGGTCCGACTTGCGGCTGCCATTCATGGTTGCCCGCAAGTCCTCCAGATCCGTGACGTCGATCTCCTCCACGTAGGTGATGTGAGGAATGCGTGAGGTGGCAAGCACCATTTTCTCGGAGATGCGGCGGCGAAGGCCGGTGACCCTGATCTCCTCAACGGCCGTTTTCCTGGCAAGACCCGCTGGCATGACGGACAACTGTGTACCACGCGCAAGAAACTGGTCGAGGTCGTCATGGGTGATGCGACCGGCAGGCCCGGTGCCCGGCACCTGGCGCAGATCGATGCCGCTTTCCTGCGCGCGAAGGCGGACGGCCGGCGAGGCGAGCGGTTTTTCCGCAGGCGTCTGTACCTCACCCCGTGTGACCGGCGCGGCCTGGATTGCTTTCTTGCTCTCAAGCGGCGGGCTCTCCACCTTTGCGACAGGGGATTGCTCTTCGACGGTCTCGATAGTCACCGTCTCCGGCATCGCGGTCGCGGTCAACTCGCCCCCCTCGCCGGCAACTTCAATCCGCACCAACGGCGCCTTGACGGCAACCGTGTCGCCGATCTCTGCCCCGAGCCACAGAACAGTGCCGGTCACCGGTGAAGGAATCTCGACCGTCGCCTTGTCGGTCATGACAGCGGCGAGCACCATGTCTTCGCGAACGGGATCGCCCGGCTTCACATGCCATTCGACAAGCTCGGCTTCGGCGACGCCTTCGCCGACATCCGGCATCTTGATGGTGAATTCACCCATGGTCACGCCTCCATCACTTCAGCGAGCGCGCGCCCGACGCGGCCGGGTCCGGGGAAATAGTCCCATTCCTGCGCATGCGGATAAGGCGTGTCCCAACCCGTCACGCGCACGACCGGCGCCTCCAGATGGTAGAAGCAATGCTCCTGCACCAGCGCCACCACCTCAGCACCGAAGCCGGATGTCAGGGTCGCCTCGTGTACCATGACGCAGCGACCGGTCTTGGTAACCGATTGCATGATGGTGTCGAGATCGAGCGGCAACAGGCTGCGCAGGTCGATCACCTCGGCGTCGATCCCCATCTCTTCCGCAGCCGCCAGTGCGACATGGACCATGGTGCCATAGGTGATGACGGTGACCGCAGATCCCTGCCGCCGCACCTCGGCCTTGCCGATCGGAATGCTGTAGTGGCCTTCCGGCACCTCGCCCAGTTCATGTTTCGACCATGGCGTCACCGGCTTTTCGTGATGGCCGTCGAAGGGGCCGTTGTAGAGGCGCTTGGGTTCAAGGAACATCACCGGGTCCGGGTCCTCGATCGCCGCGATCAGCAAT
It encodes:
- a CDS encoding dihydrolipoamide acetyltransferase family protein, which codes for MGEFTIKMPDVGEGVAEAELVEWHVKPGDPVREDMVLAAVMTDKATVEIPSPVTGTVLWLGAEIGDTVAVKAPLVRIEVAGEGGELTATAMPETVTIETVEEQSPVAKVESPPLESKKAIQAAPVTRGEVQTPAEKPLASPAVRLRAQESGIDLRQVPGTGPAGRITHDDLDQFLARGTQLSVMPAGLARKTAVEEIRVTGLRRRISEKMVLATSRIPHITYVEEIDVTDLEDLRATMNGSRKSDQTKLTILPFLMRALVKTVAEQPGVNATFDDDAGIITRHGAVHIGIATQTPAGLTVPVVRHAEARGIWDCAAEMVRLAEAARTGSALREELSGSTITITSLGAMGGIATTPIINHPEVAIVGVNKIMTRPVWDGSQFIPRKMMNLSSSFDHRVVDGWDAATFVQRLKVLLETPALIFIEG
- the mmsB gene encoding 3-hydroxyisobutyrate dehydrogenase, with product MTSIGFIGLGHMGGPMASNLVKAGYTVRGFDLSQPLLEQARENGVIPCASLAETVDAVDTVITMLPAGKHVLSVWEELVVSVPSGTLLIDCSTIDIDSARKAHAMATAENCPSLDAPVSGGTGGAAAATLTFMIGGDQDVFAKAQPIFAAMGKRIIHCGGATAGQAAKICNNMILGVSMIAVGEAFVLGEKLGLTHQALFDVASVSSGQCWSLTTYCPVPGPVPTSPANNDYQPGFAGALMLKDLKLSQEAAAATGATTPLGAKAAELYQLFNELGNADKDFSGIINLLREKSGAGAA
- the lpdA gene encoding dihydrolipoyl dehydrogenase, encoding MKEIVCKLLVIGAGPGGYICAIRAGQLGVDTVIVEAVKAGGTCLNIGCIPSKALIHAAEEFDRVIHMAGAKSPLGISIEAPKLDLAQTVAWKDGIVGRLNSGVLGLLRKAKVKIVHGKATFRDGKTVEVETETGTQVIRAETVVIATGSEPVELPSLPFGGPVISSTEALSLKVVPKKLIIVGGGYIGLELGTAFAKMGSEVTVVEATQQLLPQYDAELVRPVTKRLGELGVRVLTGAKAKALSDGGLALLIETADGEEQRLPADRILVTVGRKPRTEGWGLEELDLDRTGKFLRIDDRCRTSMRGVHAIGDITGEPMLAHRAMAQGEMVAEIVAGKKRVWDKRCIPAVCFTDPEIVTAGFSPDEARAQGFEIRVGLFPLTANGRAMTMLSEDGFVRVVARADTNLVLGVQAVGAGVSELSSTFALAIEMGARLEDIAATIHAHPTRSEGFQEAALKALGHALHI
- a CDS encoding alpha-ketoacid dehydrogenase subunit beta; translation: MARMTMIEAVRSAMDVSMERDDNVVVFGEDVGYFGGVFRCTQGLQAKYGKTRCFDTPISESGIVGTAIGMAAYGLKPCVEIQFADYMYPAYDQITQEAARIRYRSNGDFTCPIVLRMPTGGGIFGGQTHSQSPEALFTHVCGLKVVVPSNPYDAKGLLIAAIEDPDPVMFLEPKRLYNGPFDGHHEKPVTPWSKHELGEVPEGHYSIPIGKAEVRRQGSAVTVITYGTMVHVALAAAEEMGIDAEVIDLRSLLPLDLDTIMQSVTKTGRCVMVHEATLTSGFGAEVVALVQEHCFYHLEAPVVRVTGWDTPYPHAQEWDYFPGPGRVGRALAEVMEA
- a CDS encoding enoyl-CoA hydratase/isomerase family protein — encoded protein: MPSTSEPVSLGAEPQTLVDRDGALGRIRLNRPRALNSLTLDMVRDIEAALDRFEHDPAIAAVLVTGEGERGLCAGGDIRAIYDAGKAGSDLPATFWREEYRLNARIGRYPKPYVVVMDGIVMGGGVGISVYGSHRIVTERTRFAMPETGIGFFPDIGASWFLTRQNNELGTYIALVGEPLRAADVILTGLADTFVSSDRLPALAKALAGLAAGASGEEISASIHGFSAAPPAGVLKAHQQAIDRLFAFKTVEEIFEALRRDGSPFAENVLAVLSAKSPLSLKVALRLLRLGRQTTSLETCLEREFAATAAVLRSHDFYEGVRAAVIDKDRNPQWHPGRLGDVTEAQVAAYFQPSAHPLFAETFEGGPRT